The DNA segment GCGAGGCCTGCCACAGTTGCCGCGGAAGTGACGTCACCGCGGGACGTCCCACCCGCTGACCTGCGCAAACCTGACGCGGCGTGACGGCACGGCGGGACGCCCGAGGCGAGCGGTTGGCCGATTTCGTACCGGTACGCGAACCCGCTCCCGGTGCGGGCCGTGGATGCTGATGCAGAATGCGACGGGGCATGGGGGCCGCTGACCACGGACCGCGTGCCGGACCGTGAACGCGAGTGGGGGGAACATGTCGCGTTGGGCAGTGCTGCCCGCGGAACTCGATCCGCGCGTACGGCAGTTGGTGGTGCGGTTGCGCCGCCTGAAGGACCACAGCGGGTTGAGCCTGCGGCAGCTGGGCGCGAGGACGGGGTACAGCCCGAAGTCATGGGAACGGTATCTGGGCGGCCGTTCGTTGCCGCCACCGCAGGCCGTCGAGGCACTGGCCCGGATCGGGGGTGAGGATCCGACCCGGTGGCTGGCCCTGCGCGAGGTCGCGGCGGAGGCGTGGGGGAACGGGCGCGGGGAAGCGCCCGCGGCGGACGCGCGCGCCCCGGAAGCGGTGTTGCCGGAATCGGTGATGCCGGAAGCAACGACGACAGGGCCGGAGATCCTGACAGCCGGGTCGCCGACCGGAGCCGGGTCCCGGGCCGACGGGACACCCTCGCCGACGCGTTCGCTGCGGGTCGCCCTGGTCGCGGGCGCCGTGGCACTGGTGCTGGCCGTCTCCTCGACGGTCCTCCTCGCCGTACGGCTCCTCGGCGGCGCGGGAGAGACAGCAGCTCCCCTCGCCGCGTCCGCCGCGTCGGCACCGGGATCGTCCTCGCAGTCGGCGCCCACGTACGCCTGCCGAGTCGAGCGGGTCGACGGCCGCTGGTACGCGGGCCTCAGCCCCACCAGGGGCGCCGTCCTCGCGAACGGCCACGCGGGGCCGGAGGTGGCCGAGGCGCAGTGTCTGCTGCGCCGGGCGGGCATCTCGCCGGGCGGCATCGACGGGATCTTCGGTCCGCTGACGGAGACCGCGGTCAGACGCGCGCAACAGCGGGCGGGGCTGGTGGTGGACGGCATCGTCGGCCCGCAGACCTGGAAGGCCCTACGGCGATGACGCAACCGCAACCAGAACGGGCCCGACTGGCCTGCGCGCTGCGGGAGTTGAAGATCCGCACCGGTCTGAGCCTGGTCGGCCTCGCGGCGAAGACGGCGTTCAGCAAGTCCTCCTGGGACCGCTACCTCAACGGCCGCACCCTGCCCCCGCGCGACGCGGTCCAGGAGCTGTGCCGTCTCGCGGGCGAGCCGGAGGGGCGCTGTCTGGCCCTGTGGGAGATCGCGGAGTCGCAGAGCAGCGGGCGGGCGCGGGAGGGCCCACGGTCTCCGTCCTCGCCCTCGCCCCAGCCTCCGTCCGCTCCGGCACCCCCGCCTCCCCCTCCGCCTCCCCCTCTCGCTCCGCCTCCGCCTCCGTCTCCTCAGCAGGGCACGTGTGCCGGGAGTCCCGCCGACGGCCGTGCCGTCCACCGCGGTGCGAGAGCCCTGGCGGTGCTCGCGTCGATGTGTGCCGTGATCCTCGGGGGCGTCGCGGCGGTGGTCCTGCTGCTGCCGCACCCGGCGGGGGAGCCGGGGTCGGCCCTGGCCCCGCCGCCGTCCGCGGCCGGGCCCCGCTGCCAGGGGGCGGCCTGCGAGGGCAGGAGCCCGATGCACATGAAGTGCGCAGCAGCTCCGGTCACCCTCGACAGACACCGCACCACCACCGGCGCCTGGCTGGAACTGCGCTACAGCGAGGAGTGCGGGACGAGTTGGGCCCGGATGTGGGGGACGCGCGTGGGCGACCGGCTGGAGATGCCGGCGGCCGACCGCGGCTGCGCTGACGTCGGTGACGGTGCCGTCCGCAGCGCCGAGGTCCGGAGCGACATCGACGCGGACGCCTACGTCTACACCCCGATGACCGCGGCTCGGCCCGGAACCGCAGTCCGCGCCTGCTTCCGGCCGGCGGCGGGCGGCGGGAAGGAGTGCTTCGACAGCCGAGTGGCCCGATGAGCTGTCGTGGATGAGCTGTCGTGGATGAGCTGTCGTGGATGAGCTGTCGTGGATGAGCTGTCGTGGATGAGCTGTCGTGGATGAGTTGTCAGTGCCGACCTCTACAGTCACCGACATGGCGACTCTTCCGAACCCGCTGCCGAAGCTCGCGACCGACCTGACGGGCGCCGCGCTCGGTCTCCAACTCCCTCCCGGCAGGCTCCTCGACGCGACCTGCGAGGACGAATCGCACGGGCCGCTGCTGTGGCTCGCCGACCAGCAGGCGGTGCCGGGCACCTGGGCCGCGCTGGCCACGGCCCGGCGGGCCGCCGGCCTGCTGCCGGTCGTCCTGGACGCGGGCGGCCGCCATGGCGGCCCCCAGATGTGGGAGCTGACGCCCGACGCGATGTCGTACCCGGGAGATCACGACGCCGATGAGGTGCTGGCGGACCTCTGGGACGAGTACGCGGCCGGGGAGACGGAAGAGGAGTGGCCCGGCCTGGCCGACACGCACGCCGCCGCCGACACCCTCTCCGCCGACGACCCCGACGCGGTGGCCACCGACATCGCGGACTCCCTGCTGGACAGCGGCGGCCTGTTGGAGGACCCCCGCCTCGCCCTCGTTCCGGCCCGTCGCAGCGCGGACGTCCCGGCGGCGATCGGCTGGACGGGCCCGGTGAACCACGAGGGCGACACCGCTCGCCTCTGCGCGGTGCTCCGCTCCTGGGAGGACCGCTTCGGCATACGGGTCGTGGCGCTCGGCTTCGACCACCTCCTCGTCTCCGTCGCGTTTCCGCCGACCACCGCGGCCGAGGCGGAGGCCGTCGCCGCCGAGCACTTCGCGTTCTGCCCGGACAACATCCTGCAGAGCGGTGACAGCACGGTGCGCGCGTACGCCGAGAAGCGGCTCCTCAACCAGCCGGCCTGGCACTTCTGGTGGGACTGACCGGCCCGCTCTCCGCCGTCACTGCGACAACACCCGCATCCCGTCCGGCACCTCGATCCCGAACTCCTCGTCCAGCAACCGCCGCGCCTGCTCCTCCTCCGTCACCTCCTGCTCGACGACCGCCCCGTCCGCCCGGGTCCGCGTGAGCTGCGGGCCGTTGAGCAGGAGGTGACGTTCGGCGGTGATGCTCTGGGCGTAGACGCGCTGGGTGAACGGTGAGCGCGGATTGGTGCCGATGTGCCAGTTGATGACCTCGAAGTCGGGCTTCTCGAACGGCTCCAGAGTGAACGCGTACTGATCCGCCCAGTCGCCCTTCACACGGTCGTGGGCCTGGAGCACCCACAGCTCCAGCGGCCCGTGGTGGGGCGCGTGGACGAGCCGGTGCCGGCGTTCCGCGTCCCGGAACTCGACACCGGCCGTCAGCGGCACCGGCTCCAGCAGCGCGCCGATCGCGCCGAAGCCGACGTCCGCGAGATACGGCTGCGGGTCGCCGGGCTCCTCGACGAGCAGCGTCATATGGGTGCGCGGTCGGCTCTCGACGCGGTCCGCCCCCACGACGACGCGCGCCGCCAGCCGGGTCACGCCGAAGCCCAGCGCCTCCAGCGCGCAGGCGAGCAGCGTGTTGTGCTCGTAGCAGTAGCCGCCGCGCCGGCTGTGGACCAGCTTGGCCATCAGGTCGGCCGGGTCGAGGGAGGGCGCCGTACGCCGCAGGGCGTCCAGGTTCTCGAAGGGGATGCCCCTCATGTGCGCCAGGTGTACGCCCCGAAGCGTCGCCGCGTCGGCCCGCCGCTCGCCCTCCCAACCGATCCGCTGGAGGTACGCGTCGAGGTCGAACCCCGCCGCCTGAGGCGTCCGCGCTGTGTCGGCCATGCCCTAAGCCTGACGCAAACCCTCCCCGAGCCGCCTCAGGCCCTCCCCGATCTCCTCGGGCGTCTGCGTCACGAAGCACAGCCGCAGGGTCGACCGGTCGGGCTCACCGGCGTAGAAGGGCGCGCCGGGCACGTACGCCACGTCCTGCCGGACCACCTTCGGCAGCAGAGCCGTCGTGTCGTACACCTCCGGCAGGCGGGCCCACAGGAACATGCCGCCCTCGGGACGGGCCCAGGTCGATCCCTCCGGCAGAGCCCCGGGCAGGCCGGCGACCATGGCGTCGCGGCGTTCGCGGTAGACGTCCCTGACGCGGGCGACATGGGCGTCGAGGCCGGTCAGACAGCGGGCGGCGGCGAGCTGGTTCAGGGTCGGCGTGTGCAGGTCGGCCGCCTGCTTGGCGACCACGCAGGCCCGCCGCAGGGCGGCCGGCGCGCGCAGCCAGCCCAGCCGCAGACCCGGCGCCATCACCTTGGAGAAGGAGCCGAGCAGCACCGTACGGTCCTGGGCTCCCGGGTAGGACGCGATCCAGGGCACGCGCTCGCCTTCGTAGCGGAGTTCGCCGTACGGGTCGTCCTCGACGATCCACACCCCGCCCCGGGCGGCGACCTCGGCGACGGCCGCCCTGCGCTCGGCGGGCAGGGTCCGGCCGGTCGGGTTCTGGAAGGTGGGCACGGTGTAGAAGAGCTTCGGCCGCTCCCGCGCGACAAGCTCCTCCAGCGCCTGCGGGTCCACTCCGGCCGCGTCCCCCGGCACGGCCACGACCCGCGCTCCCGCGAGGCCGAAGGCCTGAAGTGCCGCCAGATAACAGGGGTCTTCGACGAGAACCGTGTCACCGGGATCCAGCAGCGCGGTCGCCAGGAGTGACAGACCCTGCTGGGAGCCGGTGGTGATGAGGAGGTCGTCGGCGTCCGTCGCGAGGCCCCCGGCCGACATGCGCGCGGCGATCCCGGTGCGCAGGCTCGGCTCGCCCTCCGTCGTGGAGTACTGCAGCGCCCGCTCCGGTGTCTCGGCGAGTACGTCACGGAAGGCGGCCGCGATGCCCTCCCGGTCGAACAGCTCCGGCGCCGGCAGCCCGCCCGCGAAGTTGATGACCTCGGGCCGGGCGGTGACGGCGAGAATGTCCCGTACGGGCGAGCCACCGACCGACCCGGCCCGCGCCGCGAGCGGCGGCACGGCGGCAGGGGCGTGGTGGGGCGCGGGAGGCGCGGGCTCGGTGACGGTCATGACACGGCTCCTTCGGCTCGACGACGAGCGTGACAGCTCGTGCCGGGCAGCCTAGAGAACTACATGTCACCTACAGGCAGCTTTTCGGTATCCGGACTCCGGCGCCGCACGGCGGGGCGTTCCACCGCTCCGGACGTCCCGCACCGAGCCGTTGGGACATGTCGTCCCCGCAGGTCATCCCGCTTTCCGCCGCCCGGGCGTCCCGAATTCGTGGCGGACGCTGGCGGCCGGGAGGGATGATCGCGCAGGCTGGGGTCCGACCCCAACCCCGCCAAGGAGAGGGCCCACCCCATGTCAGCGTCCGCACCGCCCGCCCGTCGCCCGCACGCCCGGCTCCTCGCCGCCACGCTGGTGACGATCGCCGTGCTCACGCTGACCGCGTGCGAGGACGGAGAGGGACTGCGCGACGAGGGCCCGTCCACCCTGACCAGCCCGACGGCCACGGCGCCGACGACTCCGCCGACGCCCGAAGGACGATGACGGAGAAGTCGCAGTCCCGGCGCGTCCTTACCGGAGCTTCTGAGCCGCTTCCGTCGCCCAGTACGTGAGGATGTTGCGGGCTCCCGCCCTCTTGATGCCGGTCAGCGTCTCGAGGATGGCCCGGTCCCGGTCGATCCAGCCCTTCTCTGCGGCGGCCTCGACCATCGAGTACTCACCGGAGATCTGATAGGCGGCGACCGGCACGTCCACCGCGTCGGCGACCCGCGCCAGGATGTCGAGGTAGGGCCCGGCCGGCTTGACCATCACCATGTCGGCGCCCTCCTCCAGGTCGAGGGCGAGCTCCCGCAGCGACTCCCGCGCATTCGCCGGGTCCTGCTGATACGTCTTCCGGTCACCCTGCAACGACGAGCCGACGGCCTCCCGGAACGGCCCGTAAAAGGCGGAGGCGTATTTGGCGGTGTAGGCGAGGACGGCGACGTCCTCCCGCCCGATCTGGTCGAGCGCGTCCCGGACGACGCCGATCTGCCCGTCCATCATCCCGCTGGGCCCGACCACGTGGGCCCCGGCGTCGGCCTGCACCTGCGCCATCTCGGCGTACCGCTCCAGGGTCGCGTCGTTGTCGACCCGCCCGTCCGCGTCCAGCACCCCGCAGTGCCCGTGATCGGTGGTCTCGTCGAGACACAGATCGGACATGACGAGCAGCTCGTCCCCCACTTCAGCCCGCACATCCCGGATGGCGACCTGGAGAATCCCGTCCGGATCGGTCCCAGGAGTCCCGAGGGCGTCCTTCTTCGCCTCCTCGGGCACCCCGAAGAGCATGATCCCGGAGATGCCGGCCTCCACCGCCTCGGCGGCGGCCTTCTTCAGACTGTCCCGCGTGTGCTGGACGACCCCTGGCATGGCCGCGATCGGCACCGGCTCGCTGACGCCCTCGCGCACGAAGGCCGGGAGGATGAAGTCGGCGGGGTGCAGCCTGGTCTCGGCGACCATCCGCCGCATGGCCGGGGTGGTCCGCAGACGCC comes from the Streptomyces sp. NBC_00443 genome and includes:
- a CDS encoding peptidoglycan-binding protein; translation: MSRWAVLPAELDPRVRQLVVRLRRLKDHSGLSLRQLGARTGYSPKSWERYLGGRSLPPPQAVEALARIGGEDPTRWLALREVAAEAWGNGRGEAPAADARAPEAVLPESVMPEATTTGPEILTAGSPTGAGSRADGTPSPTRSLRVALVAGAVALVLAVSSTVLLAVRLLGGAGETAAPLAASAASAPGSSSQSAPTYACRVERVDGRWYAGLSPTRGAVLANGHAGPEVAEAQCLLRRAGISPGGIDGIFGPLTETAVRRAQQRAGLVVDGIVGPQTWKALRR
- a CDS encoding aminotransferase-like domain-containing protein gives rise to the protein MTVTEPAPPAPHHAPAAVPPLAARAGSVGGSPVRDILAVTARPEVINFAGGLPAPELFDREGIAAAFRDVLAETPERALQYSTTEGEPSLRTGIAARMSAGGLATDADDLLITTGSQQGLSLLATALLDPGDTVLVEDPCYLAALQAFGLAGARVVAVPGDAAGVDPQALEELVARERPKLFYTVPTFQNPTGRTLPAERRAAVAEVAARGGVWIVEDDPYGELRYEGERVPWIASYPGAQDRTVLLGSFSKVMAPGLRLGWLRAPAALRRACVVAKQAADLHTPTLNQLAAARCLTGLDAHVARVRDVYRERRDAMVAGLPGALPEGSTWARPEGGMFLWARLPEVYDTTALLPKVVRQDVAYVPGAPFYAGEPDRSTLRLCFVTQTPEEIGEGLRRLGEGLRQA
- the hemB gene encoding porphobilinogen synthase, with the protein product MTTYGSFPGTRPRRLRTTPAMRRMVAETRLHPADFILPAFVREGVSEPVPIAAMPGVVQHTRDSLKKAAAEAVEAGISGIMLFGVPEEAKKDALGTPGTDPDGILQVAIRDVRAEVGDELLVMSDLCLDETTDHGHCGVLDADGRVDNDATLERYAEMAQVQADAGAHVVGPSGMMDGQIGVVRDALDQIGREDVAVLAYTAKYASAFYGPFREAVGSSLQGDRKTYQQDPANARESLRELALDLEEGADMVMVKPAGPYLDILARVADAVDVPVAAYQISGEYSMVEAAAEKGWIDRDRAILETLTGIKRAGARNILTYWATEAAQKLR
- a CDS encoding helix-turn-helix domain-containing protein, giving the protein MTQPQPERARLACALRELKIRTGLSLVGLAAKTAFSKSSWDRYLNGRTLPPRDAVQELCRLAGEPEGRCLALWEIAESQSSGRAREGPRSPSSPSPQPPSAPAPPPPPPPPPLAPPPPPSPQQGTCAGSPADGRAVHRGARALAVLASMCAVILGGVAAVVLLLPHPAGEPGSALAPPPSAAGPRCQGAACEGRSPMHMKCAAAPVTLDRHRTTTGAWLELRYSEECGTSWARMWGTRVGDRLEMPAADRGCADVGDGAVRSAEVRSDIDADAYVYTPMTAARPGTAVRACFRPAAGGGKECFDSRVAR
- a CDS encoding DUF4253 domain-containing protein, encoding MATLPNPLPKLATDLTGAALGLQLPPGRLLDATCEDESHGPLLWLADQQAVPGTWAALATARRAAGLLPVVLDAGGRHGGPQMWELTPDAMSYPGDHDADEVLADLWDEYAAGETEEEWPGLADTHAAADTLSADDPDAVATDIADSLLDSGGLLEDPRLALVPARRSADVPAAIGWTGPVNHEGDTARLCAVLRSWEDRFGIRVVALGFDHLLVSVAFPPTTAAEAEAVAAEHFAFCPDNILQSGDSTVRAYAEKRLLNQPAWHFWWD
- a CDS encoding arylamine N-acetyltransferase family protein; translated protein: MADTARTPQAAGFDLDAYLQRIGWEGERRADAATLRGVHLAHMRGIPFENLDALRRTAPSLDPADLMAKLVHSRRGGYCYEHNTLLACALEALGFGVTRLAARVVVGADRVESRPRTHMTLLVEEPGDPQPYLADVGFGAIGALLEPVPLTAGVEFRDAERRHRLVHAPHHGPLELWVLQAHDRVKGDWADQYAFTLEPFEKPDFEVINWHIGTNPRSPFTQRVYAQSITAERHLLLNGPQLTRTRADGAVVEQEVTEEEQARRLLDEEFGIEVPDGMRVLSQ